The following are encoded together in the bacterium genome:
- a CDS encoding aminotransferase class IV, whose product MPEIYLVNGKVKQKKDIGLPILNRGFLFGDGIFETIISKNYSLFRFFEHYERLKKGADFCGFRIPPKNEIEKSILKYLKKFRIKNGYIRINVWRKKGKSVIPEGKETNILIILKNFTSYPKYFYERGISCIISEKIIRNEKSPLTKIKSFNFLENIIGKIEAKENGCEDTIFLNNNDFLTETTVSNLFLVKNNIVYTPSLDCGILNGITRKIIIEICQKNKIKIKEGKFTAKTLSECDEIFITNTLMGIMPVGKVKNFFQNNRNEMTDFIIKKYIEILKEETIFFKKNKVSQKSMD is encoded by the coding sequence TGGTATATTTGAAACAATTATTTCAAAAAACTACTCACTTTTTAGATTTTTTGAACACTATGAAAGGTTGAAAAAAGGTGCAGATTTCTGTGGTTTTCGAATACCACCAAAAAATGAAATTGAAAAGTCAATACTGAAATACTTAAAAAAATTTAGGATAAAAAATGGATATATAAGAATTAATGTCTGGAGAAAAAAAGGAAAAAGTGTTATCCCTGAGGGAAAAGAAACAAATATTCTTATTATATTAAAAAATTTTACTTCCTATCCTAAGTATTTTTATGAAAGAGGAATAAGTTGTATTATAAGCGAAAAAATTATAAGAAATGAAAAGTCGCCTCTCACAAAAATAAAGTCGTTTAACTTTCTTGAAAATATAATAGGGAAAATTGAAGCAAAAGAAAATGGTTGTGAAGATACAATTTTTCTGAACAATAATGATTTTCTTACTGAAACAACTGTTTCAAATTTATTTCTCGTGAAAAATAATATAGTTTATACTCCTTCATTAGATTGTGGAATTTTAAATGGAATAACAAGAAAAATAATCATTGAAATATGTCAAAAAAATAAAATAAAAATAAAAGAAGGAAAGTTCACTGCTAAAACTTTAAGTGAGTGTGATGAGATTTTTATTACAAATACCCTTATGGGAATAATGCCCGTTGGAAAAGTAAAAAATTTCTTTCAAAATAATAGAAATGAAATGACTGATTTTATTATAAAAAAATACATAGAAATTTTGAAAGAAGAAACAATTTTTTTTAAAAAAAATAAGGTGAGCCAAAAAAGTATGGACTAG
- a CDS encoding dihydropteroate synthase: protein MIIIGERINGTREHIKKAIEEKDKNYIKREIRKQIENGATYIDLNAGTGKGQEREKQDIKWLIEITKEENISKICIDSSDPDVIKFALAFVENNDIIINSINGEKDKKKKLLDIIKRFPECKIIVLTMDDNGIPKTIEKKIEIAKNLIDALSQIGMKKENIFIDCLVEPISVDIKNAMNFLKCVKKIKEEVPEVKTTCGLSNVSFGLPKRKIVNKYFLSLCIYEGIDSVIIDPTIVDIKEGLYTTNLLTGNDEFCMNYIRGIREGRF from the coding sequence ATGATTATAATAGGGGAAAGAATAAATGGCACAAGAGAACATATAAAAAAAGCAATTGAAGAAAAAGATAAAAATTATATAAAAAGAGAAATAAGAAAACAAATTGAGAATGGCGCTACCTATATTGACCTAAATGCAGGAACAGGAAAAGGACAAGAAAGAGAAAAACAGGATATTAAATGGTTGATTGAAATTACAAAAGAAGAAAATATTTCTAAAATATGCATTGATAGTTCAGACCCGGATGTAATAAAATTTGCACTTGCTTTTGTAGAAAATAATGATATAATAATTAACTCAATAAATGGTGAGAAAGATAAAAAGAAAAAATTACTTGATATAATAAAAAGGTTTCCTGAATGTAAAATAATTGTTTTAACAATGGATGATAATGGTATTCCAAAAACTATTGAAAAAAAAATTGAAATTGCAAAAAATCTAATAGATGCACTTTCCCAGATAGGAATGAAAAAGGAAAATATTTTTATAGATTGTTTGGTTGAACCAATAAGTGTGGATATAAAAAATGCAATGAATTTCTTAAAGTGTGTAAAGAAAATAAAAGAAGAAGTCCCAGAAGTAAAAACAACCTGCGGGTTATCAAATGTTTCTTTTGGACTTCCCAAAAGAAAAATTGTTAATAAATATTTTCTTTCTTTATGTATTTATGAAGGGATTGATTCAGTAATAATTGACCCTACAATTGTTGATATAAAAGAGGGATTATATACAACAAATCTATTGACAGGAAATGATGAATTTTGTATGAACTATATCAGGGGAATAAGAGAAGGCAGGTTTTAA
- a CDS encoding metallopeptidase family protein codes for MEISKEVFEEIIYQKLNCLPKEIKDKLENICFIVEENAPSYTLLGLYHGVPYPKRGPSYSLVLPDRIILYKRNIEAGCKTEKELIKRIEKVLFHEIGHYLGLEEKQLRKLGL; via the coding sequence ATGGAAATTTCAAAAGAGGTATTTGAGGAAATAATATATCAGAAATTAAATTGTTTGCCGAAAGAGATAAAAGATAAACTTGAGAATATATGTTTTATTGTTGAGGAAAATGCCCCTTCATATACACTTCTTGGTCTTTATCATGGAGTTCCCTATCCTAAAAGAGGTCCTTCTTACTCGCTTGTTTTGCCGGATAGAATTATCCTGTACAAAAGGAATATTGAAGCGGGTTGTAAAACAGAAAAAGAACTTATAAAAAGAATAGAAAAAGTTTTGTTTCATGAAATTGGACATTATTTGGGGTTAGAAGAAAAGCAATTAAGAAAATTAGGACTATAA
- the pyrE gene encoding orotate phosphoribosyltransferase, producing MNDILKILKETGAILTGHFLLSSGLHSDTYFQMAIIFQYPDYGQILCENLANNFKEKKINVVIGPAIGGIIISYELARILKARSIFAEREEGKMKLRRGFKIEKGEKVLICEDVITTGGSVREIIDIVEKVKGQIEGIGCIVERGKIEFNYPLRSLVKLEVKNYNSSECPLCKRGIPLVKPGSKNIDL from the coding sequence ATGAATGATATATTAAAAATTTTAAAAGAAACAGGTGCAATTTTAACTGGACATTTTCTTCTTTCATCAGGACTCCATTCAGATACATATTTTCAGATGGCAATTATTTTTCAGTATCCTGACTATGGTCAAATTCTATGTGAGAACTTAGCAAACAACTTTAAAGAGAAAAAAATAAATGTTGTTATTGGACCTGCAATTGGTGGAATAATAATTTCCTATGAACTTGCAAGAATATTGAAAGCACGTAGTATTTTTGCAGAAAGAGAAGAAGGTAAAATGAAATTAAGAAGGGGCTTTAAAATTGAAAAAGGAGAGAAGGTTCTTATATGTGAAGATGTAATAACAACAGGTGGTTCTGTTAGAGAAATAATTGATATTGTTGAAAAAGTTAAAGGACAAATAGAAGGAATTGGGTGTATAGTTGAAAGAGGTAAAATTGAATTTAACTATCCTTTAAGGTCACTTGTAAAACTTGAAGTTAAAAATTATAATTCATCTGAATGTCCTTTATGTAAAAGGGGAATACCACTGGTAAAACCTGGTAGTAAAAACATTGATTTATAG
- a CDS encoding TIM barrel protein, whose amino-acid sequence LYPETMIGTGEEIIRIIEEFNSPYLGVCFDTGHAHTIGKFKEEFIALKDKIFTFHLHDNDGERDLHLPPIQGTIDWKWFIKELKKSNYSGQLPIEIELPKYLKWSEVVSNMKKLVENDGEGEFLYGNRIIKII is encoded by the coding sequence CTATATCCTGAAACAATGATAGGGACAGGGGAAGAAATAATAAGAATAATTGAAGAATTTAATTCTCCATATCTTGGCGTTTGTTTTGATACAGGGCATGCACATACTATAGGAAAATTTAAAGAAGAATTTATTGCCCTGAAAGATAAAATTTTTACATTCCACCTGCATGATAATGATGGAGAAAGAGACCTACATCTTCCACCAATTCAAGGAACAATTGACTGGAAATGGTTTATAAAAGAGTTAAAAAAATCAAATTATTCAGGACAATTACCAATTGAAATAGAATTACCAAAATATTTAAAATGGAGTGAAGTTGTCTCAAATATGAAAAAATTAGTTGAAAATGATGGAGAAGGAGAATTTCTTTATGGTAATAGGATAATTAAAATAATATAA
- a CDS encoding nitroreductase family protein → MDIYEVIKKRRTIRRFEQKPISNELLIKFIDMARLAPSASNLQPLEYIVVNKKEVVDEIFPNLAWAGYLGEKGQPPEGKRPVSYIVVIANKQINVLKYKLECGAAIENILLCATYEGIGTCWIGSVNRKQVRKILQIPGNYIIDSVIALGYPAEKSVIEEFNGSVKYWKDEQEIMHVPKRNLKDIIHLNKFEVK, encoded by the coding sequence ATGGATATTTATGAAGTTATAAAAAAAAGAAGAACAATTAGAAGATTTGAACAAAAACCAATATCAAATGAACTTCTTATAAAATTTATTGACATGGCAAGATTAGCACCAAGTGCTTCTAACTTACAACCATTGGAATATATTGTTGTTAATAAAAAAGAAGTTGTTGATGAGATATTCCCAAATCTTGCATGGGCTGGCTATCTTGGAGAAAAGGGACAACCACCAGAAGGAAAAAGGCCTGTTTCTTATATTGTTGTAATTGCCAATAAACAAATAAATGTTTTAAAATATAAACTTGAATGTGGTGCTGCAATTGAAAATATTCTTCTTTGTGCAACTTATGAAGGAATAGGAACATGCTGGATTGGTTCAGTAAACAGAAAACAAGTAAGAAAAATTTTACAAATACCCGGAAATTATATCATTGATTCTGTTATTGCATTAGGATATCCTGCTGAAAAATCAGTTATTGAAGAATTTAATGGAAGTGTAAAATATTGGAAAGATGAGCAAGAAATAATGCATGTTCCAAAAAGAAATTTAAAAGATATTATACATTTAAACAAATTTGAGGTAAAATAA